One genomic window of Sebastes umbrosus isolate fSebUmb1 chromosome 15, fSebUmb1.pri, whole genome shotgun sequence includes the following:
- the parp10 gene encoding protein mono-ADP-ribosyltransferase PARP10: MSVENPEERTVEVLALPAAVDEELLFLYFENKRRSGGGPLVHVEKKGDGAILVFEEAEAAARVLSKGHHVVHNVELSVRKPASKDRCRLLLRGINPNTSTEMIELYVENMMGLNVPDSATLCPSPRRDLMLIHLSQPFSKDFQNLSAKISKRKLDGAEVTLEQVEQTDSVLVENLHPGTTPDLLNLYFESERGGNQKVKEVTMLSEGTAKVSFVNYASLGPVLDHPHKLDNAVLVVKPYFDFLQPAETLTSQDSGIGSQDMTETNSQDIPMQTSPPSVAHANSQSSPQTALKPLAAHEAVVEAAEEVMEDQTEEEDTLSSDIAIADRVKLALFQHSTFQKDTEKAYPNFTIQIKDNGVHIAGTDRQKVEEIKQTILDYFGKMAEAHFTLEPEKSQLLARKDVRKRLLQTMNQSGSPAVYTVSDCNVVVTSLSQNSVNQACSFLKSQLCHFGIPVDPENESMLYCREWTEFLQALGFSSVKVSEQAANIDVFTLKGMESEKQAAIMTFLTTPIERETVISMEPGMLKYIQIHCHQLLADMDQVSIFPLEAEDVCGLKLHGHATACQMAEEVLQGVVSSICTRTITVNAPGVSRFLEDKECKSILKEMEKKFQVYINIKHVPWEYIAHQDIFQTAWNMMSHKNFPRVSLDDSPQDLKSDSMQTDHNGAPAKGLLEEAKKIVSSVDEEGVTNSDQPGDMDDVDLYTAEEPKSLTDQDSAAMAVDSSQLSADGNATSGLLLPNDGLSSNLEEEAQLSLAIQYSMESSHWSLEEEEEQLQKALELSKTMIQHGASSRSADKKPKVKKSPDMSLQDAIKSANTLQLFVFAGYNCDLIRVDIAFGKKVSQRQVEEKVEHRSVKNMSEYHRKCLEMIKRKHAVEVEVQGTIITVSGFKDFVSGGLADTKLLLEKLANSVSDQEILRTVQWVFHDPASSDATPYSPDVTVFIENALRMRLQKVDILLDNQPHIISFEKMQEINVASGKSVKISRKLPGLGDLDEDVPEEEYSLLSNLPEVTKVDEESDEFQNVVKSFYETIQEYHSKIRIIQVEKLMNRLLYNQYKLKKASVLQRAVYPQVERTLYHGTSESSVKEICVHGFNRSFCGKNATVYGQGVYFAVNSALSVQEQYSPPNADGYKFIFVSKVLTGDYTKGCHSMKTAPLKETGDIPLRYDSVTDDITKPGMFVIFNDTQAFPEYLITCQRIHR; encoded by the exons CTGCAGCCCGGGTGCTGTCTAAAGGGCACCACGTTGTGCATAATGTGGAGCTGAGTGTGAGAAAGCCTGCCTCAAAGGACCGCTGTAGGCTGCTGCTGCGGGGGATCAACCCCAACACCAGCACAGAGATGATAGAGCTCTACGTGGAGAACATGATGGGGCTGAACGTGCCTGACTCTGCCACTCTGTGTCCCTCGCCGCGGAGAGATTTAATGCTCATTCACCTCAGTCAACCCTTCTCGAAAG ATTTCCAAAACCTCAGTGCTAAAATCTCCAAGAGGAAACTCGATGGGGCCGAGGTAACTCTGGAGCAGGTGGAGCAAACGGACTCCGTCTTAGTGGAGAATTTGCACCCTGGCACCACTCCAGACCTGCTCAATTTGTACTTTGAGAGCGAGCGAGGTGGGAATCAGAAGGTCAAGGAGGTCACAATGCTTTCAGAGGGTACAGCCAAGGTGTCCTTTGTCAATTATGCAT CATTGGGCCCCGTCCTGGACCACCCGCACAAACTGGACAATGCTGTTCTTGTTGTGAAGCCGTACTTTGACTTTCTTCAGCCCGCAGAAACATTAACGTCACAAGACTCTGGAATCGGAAGCCAAGACATGACTGAAACAAACTCACAGGATATTCCGATGCAGACCAGTCCTCCCAGTGTGGCCCATGCAAACAGCCAGTCCTCCCCTCAGACGGCCTTGAAGCCTCTTGCTGCCCATGAAGCGGTAGTGGAGGCGGCAGAGGAAGTCATGGAGGATCAAACGGAGGAAGAAGATACGCTATCAAGCGATATCGCTATCGCTGACCGAGTAAAACTCGCTTTGTTTCAACACAGCACCTTTCAAAAGGACACTGAAAAGGCATACCCAAATTTCACCATCCAAATCAAAGACAATGGCGTGCACATCGCGGGGACCGACAGACAAAAGGTTGAGGAGATAAAACAAACCATTTTGGACTATTTTGGCAAAATGGCTGAGGCTCATTTCACCCTGGAGCCAGAAAAGTCTCAGCTACTCGCAAGAAAAGATGTGAGAAAGCGTCTGCTGCAAACCATGAATCAAAGTGGGTCACCTGCCGTGTACACCGTATCGGACTGTAATGTCGTGGTAACCTCCCTATCCCAGAACTCTGTTAACCAGGCATGTAGCTTTTTGAAATCCCAGCTGTGTCACTTCGGCATACCGGTGGACCCAGAAAATGAGAGCATGTTGTATTGCAGAGAGTGGACGGAGTTCCTGCAGGCTCTGGGTTTCTCCTCTGTAAAGGTGTCGGAACAAGCAGCGAATATTGATGTGTTCACTCTGAAAGGGATGGAGAGTGAGAAGCAGGCTGCAATCATGACATTTCTCACTACACCCATTGAAAGAGAGACGGTCATCTCTATGGAGCCAGGCATGCTGAAATACATCCAGATCCACTGTCATCAGCTGCTGGCCGACATGGACCAAGTGTCTATTTTTCCTCTAGAAGCAGAGGACGTTTGTGGGTTAAAG CTCCACGGCCACGCTACTGCTTGTCAAATGGCTGAGGAGGTGTTGCAAGGCGTGGTGTCCTCGATCTGCACCAGAACCATCACAGTAAATGCACCGGGAGTGAGCCGGTTTTTAGAGGACAAGGAGTGCAAGAGCATCCTGAAGGAGATGGAAAAAAAGTTCCAGGTCTATatcaacattaagcacgtgccCTGGGAATACATTGCTCACCAG gacatttttcaaactgcaTGGAACATGATGTCCCACAAAAACTTCCCGAGAGTGTCTCTGGATGATTCTCCACAGGATTTAAAATCTGATTCAATGCAAACTGATCATAATGGAGCTCCAGCCAAAG GCCTTTTAGAGGAGGCAAAGAAAATTGTCTCATCAGTCGATGAGGAGGGTGTGACCAATTCAGACCAACCTGGCGACATGGACGACGTGGACCTGTACACAGCAGAGGAACCAAAAAGCCTGACGGACCAGGACTCTGCTGCGATGGCTGTCGATTCTTCCCAGCTTTCAGCTGACGGGAATGCTACCAGTGGGTTACTCCTGCCGAATGATGGCCTTTCTAGCAACCTTGAAGAAGAGGCCCAACTGTCTCTAGCCATCCAGTACTCTATGGAGTCAAGTCATTGgtccctggaggaggaggaggagcagctgcaAAAAGCCTTGGAGCTGTCCAAGACAATGATCCAACATGGAGCCTCTTCTAGGAGTGCTGACAAGAAGCCCAAGGTGAAGAAGAGCCCAGATATGTCCTTACAGGACGCCATCAAGTCCGCCAACACATTACAGTTATTTGTGTTTGCAGGTTATAACTGTGACCTGATTCGGGTGGACATAGCCTTCGGGAAGAAAGTCAGCCAGAGGCAGGTCGAAGAGAAAGTGGAGCACAGGAGTGTGAAGAACATGTCCGAGTACCACAGGAAGTGTCTGGAGATGATCAAGAGGAAGCACGCAGTTGAGGTCGAAGTTCAGGGCACCATAATCACCGTTTCTGGCTTCAAGGACTTTGTGTCCGGAGGACTGGCTGACAcgaagctgctgctggagaaaCTCGCCAATTCTGTGTCCGACCAGGAGATCCTGAGGACTGTCCAATGGGTGTTTCACGACCCAGCCTCTTCAGACGCGACTCCTTATTCACCCGATGTCACTGTTTTCATCGAGAACGCTCTGAGGATGAGACTGCAAAAGGTCGATATCTTGCTTGACAATCAGccccacatcatcagctttGAGAAGATGCAAGAAATCAACGTAGCTTCAGGGAAATCTGTGAAAATCTCCAGGAAGTTGCCCGGTTTAGGGGATTTGGATGAAGATGTACCAG AAGAGGAATACTCTCTGCTGTCAAATCTGCCCGAAGTAACCAAAGTCGACGAGGAATCTGATGAATTTCAAAACGTGGTGAAGAGTTTCTACGAGACCATACAGGAATACCACAGCAAAATCAGAATCATACAG GTGGAGAAGCTGATGAATCGACTGCTGTACAATCAGTACAAGTTGAAGAAGGCGAGCGTGCTGCAGCGCGCCGTTTACCCGCAAGTTGAACGGACTCTCTATCACGGCACGAGCGAGTCGAGCGTGAAAGAGATTTGCGTTCACGGATTCAACAGAAGCTTCTGTGGAAAGAACG CCACCGTCTATGGCCAGGGGGTGTATTTCGCTGTCAACTCTGCGCTGTCTGTCCAGGAACAGTATTCACCCCCAAATGCAGACGgatacaaatttatttttgtgtcaaagGTTCTAACAGGAGACTACACTAAAGGCTGCCATTCGATGAAGACAGCCCCGCTGAAGGAGACCGGTGATATTCCCCTCAGATACGACAGCGTGACTGACGACATCACCAAGCCGGGAATGTTTGTCATCTTCAACGATACGCAGGCGTTTCCTGAATATCTCATCACATGCCAGAGAATCCACCGCTGA